From a region of the Azospirillum formosense genome:
- the mutL gene encoding DNA mismatch repair endonuclease MutL, translating into MPIRMLPDTLVNRIAAGEVIERPAAAVKELVENAIDAGATRIDVVVRDGGKSLITITDDGCGMGPDELALAVERHATSKLPSDDLLDIRSLGFRGEALPSIGAVSRLTLTSRPRGADSAWALTVDAGLKGSPQPAALAQGTRVEVRDLFAAVPARLKFLKAARTEFDHIGDCIERLAMAHPGVAFTLDGDNRSPLRLSAAQGDLLDARLTRLGALMGRDFQDNAVPVQAAREGVTLAGWIGLPTLHRPTARHQHLFVNGRPVRDKLMVGAVRAAYADFLPRDRHPMLALFLDLDPQEVDVNVHPAKAEVRFRDQGLVRGLIVGALKHALAEAGHRASTTVGLATLGALRPENSAMDADGAIPPPSPLPYRSPGHQTAQSWGGSYGSVVPRGLADRATAFQAPHQAPLPPLQGRLAGWQAAPAARPPDYAAQAAAAPPLDSHPLGAARAQVHNTYIVAQTREGIVIVDQHAAHERLVYERMKTALLEGGVKRQALLIPELVELDEPSANRLLGRAAELAELGLAVEGFGPGCVLVREVPALLGQSDVKSLVRDLAEELAELGDALSLRERLEQVCGTMACHGSVRAGRSLSVDEMNALLRQMEATPHSGQCNHGRPTYVELKLSDIERLFGRR; encoded by the coding sequence ATGCCGATCCGTATGCTGCCCGACACGCTCGTCAACCGAATCGCCGCCGGTGAAGTGATCGAGCGGCCCGCCGCCGCCGTCAAGGAACTGGTGGAGAACGCCATCGACGCCGGGGCCACCCGCATCGACGTCGTGGTGCGCGACGGCGGCAAATCGCTCATCACCATCACCGACGACGGCTGCGGCATGGGGCCGGACGAGCTGGCCCTCGCCGTCGAGCGGCACGCCACCTCCAAGCTGCCGTCCGACGACCTTCTGGACATCCGCTCGCTGGGCTTCCGCGGAGAGGCTCTGCCCTCCATCGGGGCGGTCAGCCGCCTGACCCTGACCAGCCGCCCGCGCGGCGCCGACAGCGCCTGGGCGCTGACCGTGGACGCCGGCCTGAAGGGATCGCCGCAGCCCGCCGCGCTCGCCCAGGGCACCCGCGTGGAGGTGCGCGACCTGTTCGCCGCCGTGCCGGCCCGCCTGAAGTTCCTCAAGGCCGCGCGCACCGAGTTCGACCACATCGGCGACTGCATCGAACGGCTGGCCATGGCCCACCCCGGCGTGGCCTTCACGCTGGACGGCGACAACCGCTCCCCGCTGCGTTTGTCGGCGGCGCAGGGCGACCTGCTCGACGCCCGGCTGACCCGGCTGGGCGCGCTGATGGGCCGCGATTTCCAGGACAACGCGGTGCCGGTGCAGGCGGCGCGCGAGGGGGTGACGCTCGCCGGCTGGATCGGCCTGCCAACCCTGCACCGCCCCACGGCCCGGCACCAGCATCTGTTCGTCAACGGCCGCCCGGTGCGGGACAAGCTGATGGTCGGCGCGGTGCGGGCGGCCTACGCCGATTTCCTGCCGCGCGACCGCCACCCCATGCTCGCGCTGTTCCTCGACCTCGACCCGCAGGAGGTGGACGTGAACGTCCACCCCGCCAAGGCGGAGGTGCGGTTCCGCGACCAGGGCCTGGTGCGCGGGCTGATCGTCGGCGCGCTCAAGCACGCGCTGGCCGAGGCCGGGCACCGCGCCTCGACCACCGTGGGGCTGGCGACACTGGGCGCGCTGCGCCCGGAGAACAGCGCGATGGACGCGGACGGAGCCATCCCGCCGCCCTCCCCCCTGCCCTACCGCAGCCCGGGGCACCAGACGGCGCAGTCCTGGGGCGGCAGCTACGGCTCCGTCGTGCCGCGGGGGCTGGCCGACCGGGCGACCGCCTTTCAGGCGCCCCACCAAGCGCCGCTTCCCCCGTTGCAGGGCCGCCTCGCCGGCTGGCAGGCCGCGCCCGCCGCTCGCCCGCCGGACTACGCGGCGCAGGCGGCGGCCGCTCCGCCGCTGGACAGCCACCCGCTGGGTGCGGCCCGCGCCCAGGTCCACAACACCTACATCGTCGCCCAGACCCGCGAGGGCATCGTCATCGTCGACCAGCACGCCGCCCATGAGCGGCTGGTCTATGAACGCATGAAGACCGCTCTCTTGGAAGGCGGCGTGAAGCGGCAGGCCCTGCTGATCCCGGAGCTGGTGGAATTGGACGAACCGTCGGCCAACCGCCTGCTCGGCCGCGCCGCGGAGCTGGCGGAGCTGGGCCTTGCGGTGGAGGGCTTCGGTCCCGGCTGCGTCCTGGTGCGCGAGGTTCCGGCGCTGCTGGGCCAGAGTGACGTCAAGAGCCTCGTCCGCGACCTCGCCGAGGAGCTGGCGGAGCTGGGCGACGCTCTGTCGCTGAGGGAGCGGCTGGAGCAGGTGTGCGGCACCATGGCCTGTCACGGCTCCGTCCGCGCCGGGCGCAGCCTGAGCGTGGACGAGATGAACGCCCTGCTGCGCCAGATGGAGGCCACCCCCCACAGCGGCCAATGCAACCACGGCCGCCCCACCTATGTGGAGCTGAAGCTGTCGGACATCGAACGGCTGTTCGGGCGCCGGTGA
- a CDS encoding amidohydrolase family protein, with translation MPQNPNFDLLLRNARLSGGRGPQDIAVRQGRIAAIGPGLAGTAALEEDAGGRVVLPGLVDTHIHLDKSCLLCRCRDAGGGLKGAIAAVSRLKRDFTTEDVYERGARTLERAITQGTMFMRAHVELDPLVGLRSFEAMKRLRRDYAFAIDLSICVFPQEGMTHDPAVEGLLAQALAEGADLLGGCPYTDADPSLQMERIFALAVAHDVDLDFHLDFDLDPSWSHLEEICRRTVAAGWQGRVAVGHATKLAAIDEAALERMIALLADAGVGVTALPATDLYLNGRDVNHRAPRGVAPVHRLADGGVTVSVATNNVLNPFTPFGDGSLIRMGNLYANLMHLGPERFGGCLDMISTGAARLMRIADYGIAVGGRADMIVLDADDEVDAFGGIAAPLMGFKRGRKSFVRPAAMLMR, from the coding sequence ATGCCGCAGAACCCGAATTTCGATCTTCTCCTGCGCAACGCCCGCCTGAGCGGCGGGCGGGGCCCGCAGGACATCGCGGTCCGTCAGGGACGGATCGCCGCCATCGGCCCCGGCCTCGCCGGCACCGCCGCCCTCGAGGAGGACGCCGGCGGGCGTGTCGTCCTGCCGGGGCTGGTCGACACGCACATTCATCTCGACAAATCCTGCCTGCTCTGCCGGTGCCGCGACGCCGGCGGCGGCCTCAAGGGCGCGATCGCCGCGGTGTCCCGCCTGAAGAGGGATTTCACGACCGAGGACGTCTACGAGCGCGGAGCCCGCACCCTGGAGCGCGCGATCACGCAGGGCACCATGTTCATGCGGGCCCATGTGGAACTCGATCCGCTGGTCGGCCTGCGCAGTTTCGAGGCCATGAAGCGGCTCCGGCGGGATTATGCCTTCGCCATCGACCTGTCGATCTGCGTCTTCCCGCAGGAGGGGATGACCCACGATCCGGCGGTCGAGGGGTTGCTGGCCCAGGCGCTGGCGGAGGGGGCCGATCTCCTGGGCGGCTGCCCCTACACCGATGCCGATCCGTCCCTGCAGATGGAGAGGATCTTCGCCCTGGCGGTGGCGCACGACGTCGATCTCGATTTCCATCTGGATTTCGACCTCGACCCCAGCTGGTCCCATCTCGAGGAGATTTGCCGGCGGACGGTGGCGGCGGGCTGGCAGGGGCGGGTCGCCGTCGGCCACGCCACCAAGCTCGCGGCCATCGACGAGGCCGCTCTTGAGCGGATGATCGCGCTCCTCGCCGATGCCGGCGTGGGCGTGACGGCCTTGCCCGCGACGGATCTCTATCTCAACGGGCGCGACGTCAACCATCGGGCCCCGCGCGGGGTGGCGCCGGTCCATCGGCTGGCGGACGGCGGCGTGACCGTCTCGGTCGCGACCAACAACGTCCTGAATCCCTTCACGCCCTTCGGCGACGGCTCGCTGATCCGGATGGGCAATCTTTATGCGAACCTCATGCATCTGGGGCCCGAACGCTTTGGCGGCTGCCTCGACATGATCTCGACCGGGGCCGCCCGGCTGATGCGGATTGCCGACTATGGCATCGCGGTCGGCGGACGGGCGGACATGATCGTTCTCGACGCCGATGACGAGGTCGACGCCTTCGGCGGCATCGCCGCGCCCCTCATGGGGTTCAAGCGCGGCCGCAAGAGCTTTGTTCGACCGGCGGCGATGCTGATGAGATAG
- the lspA gene encoding signal peptidase II produces the protein MSSLSTSGSRGYTVFGLSVAALVVVLDQLTKWWILDVVMQPYPRVIEVTPFFNLVLAWNTGVSFGTFGSSHAWMPYVLAAVAFAIVVALLLWLRQADRRYLALALGMVIGGAIGNVIDRFLYGAVADFLDFHIGGWHFWAFNVADSGISVGVALLVLDGLFAGREKS, from the coding sequence ATGAGCAGCCTCTCCACGTCCGGCAGCCGCGGCTACACGGTCTTCGGCCTGTCCGTCGCCGCGCTGGTGGTGGTCCTCGACCAGCTCACCAAATGGTGGATCCTCGACGTGGTCATGCAGCCCTATCCACGGGTCATCGAGGTCACGCCGTTCTTCAATCTCGTGCTGGCCTGGAACACCGGGGTCAGCTTCGGCACCTTCGGCAGCTCCCACGCCTGGATGCCCTACGTGCTGGCCGCGGTGGCCTTCGCCATCGTGGTGGCGCTGCTGCTCTGGCTGCGCCAGGCCGACCGGCGCTACCTCGCGCTGGCGCTGGGCATGGTCATCGGCGGTGCCATCGGCAATGTGATCGACCGCTTCCTCTACGGGGCCGTCGCCGATTTCCTCGATTTCCACATCGGGGGGTGGCATTTCTGGGCCTTCAACGTGGCGGACAGCGGAATCAGCGTCGGCGTGGCGCTTCTCGTGCTGGATGGGCTGTTCGCGGGCCGCGAAAAGTCGTAA
- a CDS encoding DUF3035 domain-containing protein, producing MLSFASSIARRSTRSLGRGPLLGLALVALALTGCTDVRRSIGLDRTSPDEFTVVSRAPLTMPPSLTRLPEPRPGAARPQDATSAAVAAASVFGGSSRATATGGRTATAGTAGESALIAQAGAKGGIEPGIRNKVDQETTQLVVADKSWIDSLLFWQTQEQPYEIVDPKKENQRLREAQATGKALNDGTVPTIERKRRAPLEGLF from the coding sequence ATGCTTTCCTTCGCCTCCTCCATCGCGCGGCGCTCCACCCGTTCCCTGGGGCGGGGCCCGCTGCTGGGCTTGGCGCTCGTCGCGCTGGCGCTCACCGGATGCACCGACGTCCGCCGCTCCATCGGTCTCGACCGCACGAGCCCGGACGAGTTCACGGTCGTGTCCCGCGCGCCGCTGACCATGCCGCCGAGCCTGACCCGCCTGCCGGAGCCGCGCCCCGGCGCGGCGCGGCCGCAGGACGCCACGTCGGCCGCGGTGGCCGCCGCCTCGGTCTTCGGCGGCTCCTCGCGCGCCACCGCCACGGGCGGCCGGACGGCGACCGCCGGCACCGCCGGCGAGTCGGCCCTGATCGCCCAGGCCGGCGCCAAGGGCGGCATCGAGCCGGGCATCCGCAACAAGGTCGACCAGGAGACGACCCAGCTCGTCGTCGCCGACAAGAGCTGGATCGACTCCCTGCTGTTCTGGCAGACGCAGGAGCAGCCCTACGAGATCGTCGACCCGAAGAAGGAGAACCAGCGCCTGCGCGAGGCCCAGGCCACCGGCAAGGCGCTGAACGACGGCACCGTCCCGACCATCGAGCGCAAGCGCCGGGCGCCGCTGGAAGGGCTGTTCTAA
- the pgi gene encoding glucose-6-phosphate isomerase, whose protein sequence is MSALTRSPAWEALARHRQDVSALHMRDLFAADADRFNRFSLEACGLLFDYSKNRITEETRTLLLDLARQQDVEGWRDRMFAGERINITEDRAVLHTALRNRSNRPVPVDGQDVMPEVNAVLHRMERFVRQVRDGAWTGYTGHPITDIVNIGIGGSDLGPVMVTEALTPYLHPQIGVHFVSNVDGTHISETLEWLDPETTLFVIASKTFTTQETLTNAHTARRWFLESAGDPAHVAKHFVAVSTNEAEVRKFGIDPANMFGFWDWVGGRYSLWSAIGLSIALGIGMDRFTELLAGAHDMDEHFRTAPLERNMPVLMAMLGVWYVNFWGAKSHAVLPYDQYMHRFPAYLQQLDMESNGKSVDRQGARVDYATGPVVFGEPGTNGQHAFYQLIHQGTELVPADFLAPAETHNPIGDHHRILLSNFFAQPEALMRGKTADEVRAEMAKSGKPAEAVEPLVPHRVFEGNKPSNSILFKKLDPRTLGALIALYEHKVFVQGIVWNINSFDQWGVELGKQLAGKILPELQNGPTAALGHDSSTNGLIGWYRKHR, encoded by the coding sequence ATGTCAGCGCTCACCCGTTCGCCCGCCTGGGAAGCCCTGGCCCGTCACCGCCAGGACGTTTCGGCCCTCCACATGCGCGACCTGTTCGCCGCCGACGCCGACCGCTTCAACCGCTTCTCCCTGGAAGCCTGCGGCCTGCTGTTCGATTATTCGAAGAATCGCATCACGGAGGAGACCCGGACGCTTCTGCTCGACCTTGCCCGCCAGCAGGACGTGGAAGGCTGGCGCGACCGCATGTTCGCCGGGGAGAGGATCAACATCACCGAGGACCGCGCCGTCCTGCACACCGCCCTGCGCAACCGCTCCAACCGCCCGGTGCCGGTGGACGGCCAGGACGTGATGCCGGAGGTGAACGCCGTCCTGCACCGGATGGAGCGCTTCGTCCGGCAGGTCCGCGATGGCGCCTGGACCGGCTACACCGGCCACCCGATCACCGACATCGTCAACATCGGCATCGGCGGGTCCGACCTCGGCCCGGTGATGGTGACCGAGGCGCTGACTCCCTACCTGCACCCGCAGATCGGCGTGCATTTCGTCTCCAACGTCGACGGCACCCACATCAGCGAGACGCTGGAATGGCTGGACCCGGAGACGACGCTGTTCGTCATCGCGTCCAAGACCTTCACCACCCAGGAGACGCTGACCAACGCCCACACCGCGCGGCGCTGGTTCCTGGAGAGCGCCGGCGACCCCGCCCATGTCGCCAAGCATTTCGTCGCCGTCTCCACCAACGAGGCGGAGGTGCGCAAGTTCGGCATCGACCCGGCCAACATGTTCGGCTTCTGGGACTGGGTCGGCGGGCGCTATTCGCTGTGGTCGGCGATCGGGCTGTCCATCGCGCTCGGCATCGGCATGGACCGCTTCACCGAGCTGCTGGCCGGCGCCCACGACATGGACGAGCATTTCCGCACCGCGCCGCTGGAGCGCAACATGCCGGTGCTGATGGCGATGCTGGGCGTCTGGTACGTGAATTTCTGGGGCGCCAAATCCCACGCCGTGCTGCCCTACGACCAGTACATGCACCGCTTCCCCGCCTATCTCCAGCAGTTGGACATGGAGAGCAACGGCAAGTCGGTGGACCGGCAGGGCGCGCGGGTGGACTACGCCACCGGCCCGGTGGTCTTCGGCGAGCCGGGCACCAACGGCCAGCATGCCTTCTATCAGCTCATCCACCAGGGGACGGAGCTGGTCCCCGCCGACTTCCTGGCCCCGGCGGAGACCCACAACCCCATTGGCGACCACCACCGCATCCTGCTGTCGAACTTCTTCGCCCAGCCGGAAGCCCTGATGCGCGGCAAGACCGCCGACGAGGTGCGCGCCGAGATGGCCAAGTCCGGCAAGCCGGCCGAGGCCGTCGAGCCGCTGGTCCCCCACCGCGTGTTCGAGGGCAACAAGCCGTCCAACAGCATCCTGTTCAAGAAGCTCGATCCGCGCACGCTGGGCGCCCTGATCGCTCTGTACGAGCACAAGGTGTTCGTCCAAGGCATCGTGTGGAACATCAACAGCTTCGACCAGTGGGGCGTGGAGCTGGGCAAGCAGTTGGCCGGCAAGATCCTGCCCGAACTCCAGAACGGCCCGACCGCCGCGCTGGGGCACGACAGCTCGACCAACGGTCTGATCGGCTGGTACCGCAAGCACCGCTGA
- a CDS encoding pitrilysin family protein: MLPNGPTAPPPWKRPWRRLAAAGVLAFALAGAMPAAMPAAAAPAATPSGATPSGAAAKGVFFPETFTLSNGMQVVLVTNQRVPVVTHMVWYKVGAADEPRGVSGIAHFLEHLMFKGTEEVPPGAFSRIVAKNGGRDNAFTSWDYTAYFQNVARDRLELVMKMEADRMSNLRLTDQVVYPERDVIIEERRQRIENEPADRIGEQVNATLYVHHPYGTPIIGWPQEMAALTREEAESFYKSWYAPNNAVLVVSGDVTAEELKPLAEKYYGGIPARPVPERVRVQEPPISAARRVILRDDEVRQPSIRRHWLAPSYRTDKEGYAYPLQVLSEIMSGGPTSRLYRSLVVDQRIATSAWLGYSPSAWDRTSLAAGASPAPGVTMEKLEAALEAEIRKVVEKGVTEEEVATAKKRMLAEAAYARDSLTGPAQTLGAAIATGQTIDDVENWPVRIDAVTADQVNAAARAVLGQTNHVTGLLLPLQDKGS; the protein is encoded by the coding sequence ATGCTCCCCAACGGCCCCACCGCTCCCCCACCCTGGAAACGGCCCTGGCGCCGGCTCGCCGCTGCGGGCGTCCTGGCCTTCGCCCTGGCCGGCGCCATGCCCGCGGCCATGCCCGCCGCCGCCGCCCCGGCAGCCACGCCCTCCGGCGCCACGCCCTCCGGCGCCGCCGCGAAGGGCGTCTTCTTCCCGGAGACCTTCACCCTGTCCAACGGCATGCAGGTCGTGCTGGTGACCAACCAGCGCGTGCCGGTGGTCACCCACATGGTCTGGTACAAGGTGGGCGCGGCGGACGAGCCGCGCGGCGTGTCGGGCATCGCCCATTTCCTGGAACATCTGATGTTCAAGGGGACGGAGGAGGTTCCGCCCGGCGCCTTCTCCCGCATCGTCGCCAAGAACGGCGGGCGCGACAACGCCTTCACCTCCTGGGACTACACGGCCTATTTCCAGAATGTGGCGCGCGACCGGCTGGAGCTGGTGATGAAGATGGAGGCCGACCGCATGTCGAACCTCCGCCTCACCGATCAGGTCGTCTATCCGGAGCGGGACGTCATCATCGAGGAGCGCCGCCAGCGCATCGAGAACGAACCCGCCGACCGCATCGGCGAGCAGGTCAACGCCACCCTCTACGTCCATCACCCCTACGGCACCCCGATCATCGGCTGGCCGCAGGAGATGGCCGCCCTGACGCGGGAGGAGGCGGAGTCCTTCTACAAGAGCTGGTACGCGCCCAACAACGCGGTGCTGGTGGTGTCCGGGGACGTGACGGCCGAGGAGCTGAAGCCGCTCGCCGAGAAATATTACGGCGGCATTCCCGCCCGCCCGGTGCCCGAGCGCGTCCGCGTTCAGGAGCCGCCGATCAGCGCCGCCCGCCGGGTCATCCTGCGCGACGACGAGGTGCGCCAGCCGTCGATCCGGCGCCACTGGCTCGCCCCGTCCTACCGCACCGACAAGGAGGGGTATGCCTACCCGCTCCAGGTGCTGTCGGAGATCATGAGCGGGGGCCCGACCTCCCGCCTCTACCGCAGCCTCGTCGTGGACCAGCGCATCGCCACCTCGGCCTGGCTGGGCTACAGCCCGTCGGCCTGGGACAGGACCTCGCTGGCGGCGGGCGCCTCTCCGGCCCCCGGCGTGACCATGGAGAAGCTGGAAGCGGCGCTGGAGGCCGAGATCCGGAAGGTCGTGGAGAAGGGCGTGACGGAGGAGGAAGTCGCCACCGCCAAGAAGCGCATGCTGGCCGAAGCCGCCTACGCCCGCGACAGCCTGACCGGCCCGGCCCAGACGCTGGGCGCCGCCATCGCCACCGGCCAGACCATCGACGACGTGGAGAACTGGCCGGTGCGCATCGACGCGGTCACCGCCGATCAGGTCAACGCCGCCGCCCGCGCCGTTCTGGGCCAGACCAACCACGTCACCGGCCTGCTGCTGCCGCTCCAGGACAAGGGAAGCTGA
- a CDS encoding pitrilysin family protein yields MIAIPKRVFGACLFLFVFAVTAPAATSAWAIEIKRVVSPGGIEAWLVEDHKVPVIALEWAFEGAGASDPKGKEGLANLAARTLDEGAGPYDSQAFAARLQDNAIALGYDAGRDAFGGSLRTLSDRRDEAFELARLSLAEPRFDAEAVERMRAAILSSLRRDQADPNYVARRLFYSTAFAGHPYGEEIRGTLESLPAITPDDLRGFVKGNFGRDRLVVAAAGDITPEDLGRALDHVFGALPATASNSATIPDVEPKGLGETLVATRPTAQTVMLMGQPGLKRSDPDWYAATVMNYVLGGGGFGSRLMEEVREKRGLSYGVYSYLIPMDHSALVMAGGNTVNAKAGQALDIMRQEWKRMAEQGVTDEELADAKTYLTGSFPLQLGSTQAIAGILLQVKRDKLGIDYLDRRDAFINGVTQADVQRVAKRLLDPNRLLTVLVGRPEGVTATRTIDGGS; encoded by the coding sequence ATGATCGCCATCCCCAAGCGCGTCTTCGGCGCCTGCCTTTTCCTTTTCGTCTTCGCCGTCACCGCACCCGCCGCCACATCCGCCTGGGCCATCGAGATCAAGCGGGTGGTCAGCCCGGGCGGGATCGAGGCGTGGCTGGTCGAGGACCACAAGGTTCCCGTCATCGCCCTGGAATGGGCCTTCGAGGGGGCCGGCGCGTCCGACCCCAAGGGCAAGGAGGGGCTCGCCAACCTCGCCGCCCGCACGCTCGACGAGGGTGCCGGCCCCTATGACAGCCAGGCCTTCGCGGCGCGGCTCCAGGACAACGCCATCGCGCTGGGCTACGACGCCGGGCGCGACGCCTTCGGCGGCAGCCTGCGCACGCTGAGCGACCGCCGCGACGAGGCGTTTGAGCTTGCCCGCCTGTCGCTGGCCGAGCCGCGCTTCGACGCGGAGGCGGTGGAGCGCATGCGCGCCGCGATCCTGTCCAGCCTGCGCCGCGATCAGGCCGATCCCAACTACGTGGCGCGGCGGCTGTTCTATTCGACCGCCTTTGCCGGCCACCCTTACGGCGAGGAGATCCGCGGCACGCTGGAATCGCTGCCGGCCATCACGCCGGACGATCTGCGCGGCTTCGTGAAAGGCAACTTCGGACGCGACCGGCTGGTCGTGGCCGCCGCGGGCGACATCACGCCGGAGGATCTGGGCCGCGCGCTCGACCATGTGTTCGGCGCCCTGCCGGCCACCGCCTCCAACTCCGCCACCATCCCCGACGTCGAGCCGAAGGGGCTGGGGGAAACGCTGGTCGCCACCCGCCCGACCGCGCAGACCGTCATGCTGATGGGCCAGCCGGGGCTGAAGCGCTCCGACCCCGACTGGTACGCGGCGACCGTGATGAACTACGTGCTGGGCGGCGGCGGCTTCGGTTCCCGCCTGATGGAGGAGGTGCGGGAAAAGCGCGGCCTCAGCTACGGCGTCTACAGCTACCTGATCCCGATGGACCATTCGGCGCTGGTGATGGCCGGCGGCAACACGGTGAACGCCAAGGCCGGTCAGGCGCTGGACATCATGCGCCAGGAATGGAAGCGCATGGCCGAGCAGGGCGTGACGGACGAGGAGCTGGCCGACGCCAAAACCTACCTCACCGGCAGCTTCCCGCTGCAACTCGGCAGCACGCAGGCCATCGCGGGCATCCTGCTTCAGGTCAAGCGCGACAAGCTGGGCATCGACTATCTCGACCGCCGCGACGCCTTCATCAACGGCGTCACCCAGGCCGACGTGCAGCGCGTGGCCAAGCGGCTGCTCGACCCCAACCGCCTGCTGACCGTGCTGGTCGGCCGTCCGGAAGGCGTGACCGCGACGCGGACGATCGACGGGGGAAGCTGA